A stretch of Camelina sativa cultivar DH55 chromosome 18, Cs, whole genome shotgun sequence DNA encodes these proteins:
- the LOC104761874 gene encoding eukaryotic translation initiation factor-like → MPGMPGTRRMPGMPGVDNDNWEVPRTRSMSRRDGPGQLHSPAVNKSASMNTRLLPQGSSSIISGKTSALLQGSGSVSRPVTMAAEPPAQSAAPLTVPAPLEKPQPSAPKLSEEVLQRKTKSLLEEYFNVRLLDEALQCVEELGSPSYHAEFVKEAISLSLEKSPPVVEPIAKLLEYLLTKKVVTPKDLETGFLLYGALLDDIGIDLPKAPNNFGEILGKLIMAGGVDFKLVREIIGKMEDDRFQKMVVDAAVRILESSEQGKSMLASQAADVKACQNL, encoded by the coding sequence ATGCCTGGTATGCCTGGGACTCGAAGGATGCCTGGGATGCCCGGGGTGGACAATGATAACTGGGAGGTACCCCGGACAAGATCAATGTCTAGACGCGATGGGCCAGGACAACTGCATTCTCCAGCAGTGAACAAGTCGGCCTCAATGAACACGAGGCTCTTACCTCAAGGCAGCAGCAGCATTATAAGTGGCAAGACAAGCGCCTTGTTGCAGGGAAGCGGTTCAGTTTCGCGCCCAGTTACCATGGCAGCAGAACCACCAGCACAGTCAGCTGCACCTCTGACTGTACCAGCTCCGTTGGAGAAACCCCAGCCTAGTGCTCCCAAGTTGAGCGAAGAAGTGCTCCAAAGAAAAACGAAGTCGCTTCTCGAAGAATATTTCAATGTCCGACTTCTTGATGAAGCTCTGCAGTGTGTAGAGGAGCTCGGGTCGCCTTCATATCATGCAGAGTTTGTGAAGGAAGCAATATCCCTGTCCCTTGAGAAAAGCCCACCTGTCGTTGAGCCAATAGCCAAACTCTTGGAGTATTTGTTAACAAAGAAGGTGGTCACACCCAAGGATCTTGAAACCGGGTTCTTGCTGTACGGTGCTCTGCTGGACGACATTGGAATCGATCTCCCTAAGGCACCAAACAACTTTGGTGAGATATTGGGAAAGTTGATTATGGCTGGTGGTGTGGATTTCAAATTGGTTAGAGAAATTATAGGGAAGATGGAGGACGATAGGTTCCAGAAGATGGTGGTCGATGCAGCTGTACGCATATTGGAGTCAAGCGAGCAGGGGAAGTCCATGTTGGCTTCACAAGCAGCAGACGTTAAGGCTTGTCAGAATCTGTAA
- the LOC104761878 gene encoding uncharacterized protein LOC104761878 yields MSMSVAEANQTEKEESLRLAIAVSLLRSKIQNRQSSSTYRCDIPSETDALRWKQKAKERKKEIIKLHEDLKDAESSFHRDLFPANASCKCYFFDNLGVFSGMRIGEASEARFNDVLRRRFLRLARMRSRKKSTQSSKRLRSSESEYEEEAEHLRISIDFLLGLSEADSNATNFSNWSHQAVDFILASLKKLISMGRNLESVEESISSMITQLITRMCTPSKENEVKQLETSVGFYVQHLIRKLGSEQYIGQRALFAISQRISILAENLLFMDPFDESFSEMDECMFILIQLIEFLISDHLLPWAENEAFETVMFEEWIASIVHTKKAVTALEERNGLYLLYMDRVTGELAKRVGQITSFREVEPAILDKLLAYPE; encoded by the exons atgagtatgAGCGTAGCTGAAGCAAATCAGACGGAGAAGGAGGAGTCGCTGAGACTAGCGATCGCTGTTTCTCTACTCCGATCGAAGATCCAGAATCGTCAATCATCTTCTACTTACCGTTGTGATATTCCCTCTGAAACTGATGCTCTTCGCTGGAAACAGAAG GCtaaggagaggaagaaagagattatCAAACTTCATGAAGATCTCAAGGATGCTGAAA GTTCTTTTCATCGTGATTTATTCCCAGCGAATGCTTCTTGCAAGTGTTATTTCTTTGATAACTTGGGAGTATTCAGCGGTATGAGGATTGGAGAAGCCTCTGAAGCCAGATTTAACGATGTCCTTCGTCGTAGATTTCTCAGACTAG cGAGGATGAGGAGCAGAAAGAAATCAACTCAGTCATCTAAAAGATTGCGGTCCTcag AATCGGAATATGAAGAGGAAGCAGAACATTTAAGAATATCTATAGATTTTCTTCTCGGACTATCTGAAGCAGACTCCAAT GCCACTAATTTCAGCAATTGGTCACATCAGGCTGTAGATTTCATACTAG CTTCACTGAAGAAGCTGATATCGATGGGAAGGAACTTAGAATCTGTTGAAGAATCAATCAGTTCCATGATTACACAGTTGATCACAAGAATGTGCACTCCCTCTAAAGAAAATG AGGTGAAACAACTAGAAACGAGTGTTGGGTTTTATGTCCAACATTTGATCCGTAAACTGGGAAGTGAACAATACATTGGACAGCGTGCACTATTTGCTATTTCTCAGAGAATATCCATTTTAGCAGAAAATTTGCTGTTTATGGACCCATTTGATGAATCATTCTCAGAGATGGATGAGTGCATGTTTATACT GATACAGCTAATTGAGTTCCTGATATCTGATCATTTGTTGCCTTGGGCGGAGAATGAAGCATTTGAAACtg TTATGTTTGAGGAGTGGATAGCATCAATAGTCCATACGAAGAAAGCTGTAACTGCTTTGGAAGAAAGAAACGGATTGTATCTTCTCTACATGGACAGAGTCACAGGGGAATTAGCTAAACGAGTTGGTCAGATCACATCTTTCCGGGAGGTGGAGCCAGCCATTTTGGACAAACTCTTAGCCTACCCAGAATGA
- the LOC109130542 gene encoding uncharacterized protein LOC109130542: MGDIKRLLILLILLVMLSSQSLLSCSGHGDEEAGLTRKLGVFIKKRARFGRPTTTTRSASAPSSSGSFHMIACLATSFLLVFLF, encoded by the coding sequence ATGGGTGACATCAAACGTTTACTCATCCTATTGATCCTTTTAGTCATGCTCTCGTCACAGTCCCTTCTTTCATGCTCAGGTCACGGCGATGAGGAAGCTGGTTTGACGAGGAAGCTTGGagtatttataaagaaaagggCAAGATTCGGGAGACCTACCACTACCACCAGATCTGCTTCTGCCCCAAGTTCGTCAGGCTCCTTCCATATGATTGCTTGCCTTGCCACCTCTTTCCtgcttgttttccttttctag
- the LOC104761877 gene encoding F-box protein SKIP1-like isoform X3 encodes MEEDRSESDWGGLAPDILMNIISRLTVQELWTGPMFVRKSWLTVCRDSYLWSIFDLEPWFESYPQSAHLWSPDFERKVDLMLRSVVDWSDGGLTEIRVRHCSDYALSYATDRCPNLQVLAIRSSPNVTDASMTKIAFRCRSLKEIDISYCHEISHDTLVMIGRNCPNLRILKRNLMDWSDSSRRSGFVPTEYVDACPQDGDTEADAIGKHMIYLERLEIQFSRLSVKGLASICEGCPKLEYLDLSGCVHLSSRDIANNVSRIKRLKEVKKPDVYVPRSGDVAQTERYGHWRLYDERFDIQAMSSLV; translated from the exons ATGGAGGAAGACAGGTCTGAATCTGATTGGGGCGGATTGGCTCCAGATATACTTATGAACATCATCTCAAGGCTCACAGTTCAGGAGCTATGGACGGGACCTATGTTCGTTCGAAAATCGTGGCTAACCGTTTGCAGAGATTCGTATCTCTGGTCTATCTTCGATCTGGAGCCATGGTTCGAGTCATATCCCCAGTCGGCTCACTTGTGGTCCCCTGATTTCGAGCGGAAGGTAGACTTAATGCTCCGATCAGTCGTTGATTGGAGCGACGGTGGTCTCACCGAGATCCGCGTACGCCATTGCAGCGACTACGCTCTCTCTTACGCTACCGATAg ATGTCCAAATCTACAGGTTCTTGCCATTAGAAGCAGTCCTAACGTGACAGACGCATCTATGACGAAGATAGCGTTTCGGTGCAGGAGTCTTAAGGAGATAGATATCAGTTACTGTCACGAGATATCTCACGACACTCTTGTGATGATTGGTAGAAACTGTCCTAACCTGAGGATCCTGAAACGCAATCTTATGGATTGGTCAGATTCTTCTAGACGCAGTGGCTTTGTTCCTACAGAGTACGTAGACGCTTGTCCTCAAGACGGAGACACAGAAGCTGATGCGATTGGAAAACACATGATCTATCTAGAGCGGTTAGAGATTCAGTTCTCTAGATTATCTGTCAAGGGTCTTGCTTCGATATGCGAGGGTTGTCCCAAGCTAGAGTACTTGGACTTGTCTGGGTGTGTGCATTTGTCAAGCCGTGACATTGCAAACAATGTGTCACGAATTAAGCGGCTTAAGGAGGTGAAGAAGCCAGATGTGTATGTCCCAAGGTCAGGGGATGTGGCTCAGACAGAGAG GTATGGACATTGGAGACTCTATGACGAGAGATTTGATATACAAGCCATGAG CTCTTTGGTTTGA
- the LOC104761877 gene encoding F-box protein SKIP1-like isoform X1 — translation MEEDRSESDWGGLAPDILMNIISRLTVQELWTGPMFVRKSWLTVCRDSYLWSIFDLEPWFESYPQSAHLWSPDFERKVDLMLRSVVDWSDGGLTEIRVRHCSDYALSYATDRCPNLQVLAIRSSPNVTDASMTKIAFRCRSLKEIDISYCHEISHDTLVMIGRNCPNLRILKRNLMDWSDSSRRSGFVPTEYVDACPQDGDTEADAIGKHMIYLERLEIQFSRLSVKGLASICEGCPKLEYLDLSGCVHLSSRDIANNVSRIKRLKEVKKPDVYVPRSGDVAQTERYGHWRLYDERFDIQAMSSSLV, via the exons ATGGAGGAAGACAGGTCTGAATCTGATTGGGGCGGATTGGCTCCAGATATACTTATGAACATCATCTCAAGGCTCACAGTTCAGGAGCTATGGACGGGACCTATGTTCGTTCGAAAATCGTGGCTAACCGTTTGCAGAGATTCGTATCTCTGGTCTATCTTCGATCTGGAGCCATGGTTCGAGTCATATCCCCAGTCGGCTCACTTGTGGTCCCCTGATTTCGAGCGGAAGGTAGACTTAATGCTCCGATCAGTCGTTGATTGGAGCGACGGTGGTCTCACCGAGATCCGCGTACGCCATTGCAGCGACTACGCTCTCTCTTACGCTACCGATAg ATGTCCAAATCTACAGGTTCTTGCCATTAGAAGCAGTCCTAACGTGACAGACGCATCTATGACGAAGATAGCGTTTCGGTGCAGGAGTCTTAAGGAGATAGATATCAGTTACTGTCACGAGATATCTCACGACACTCTTGTGATGATTGGTAGAAACTGTCCTAACCTGAGGATCCTGAAACGCAATCTTATGGATTGGTCAGATTCTTCTAGACGCAGTGGCTTTGTTCCTACAGAGTACGTAGACGCTTGTCCTCAAGACGGAGACACAGAAGCTGATGCGATTGGAAAACACATGATCTATCTAGAGCGGTTAGAGATTCAGTTCTCTAGATTATCTGTCAAGGGTCTTGCTTCGATATGCGAGGGTTGTCCCAAGCTAGAGTACTTGGACTTGTCTGGGTGTGTGCATTTGTCAAGCCGTGACATTGCAAACAATGTGTCACGAATTAAGCGGCTTAAGGAGGTGAAGAAGCCAGATGTGTATGTCCCAAGGTCAGGGGATGTGGCTCAGACAGAGAG GTATGGACATTGGAGACTCTATGACGAGAGATTTGATATACAAGCCATGAG CAGCTCTTTGGTTTGA
- the LOC104761877 gene encoding F-box protein SKIP1-like isoform X6 encodes MEEDRSESDWGGLAPDILMNIISRLTVQELWTGPMFVRKSWLTVCRDSYLWSIFDLEPWFESYPQSAHLWSPDFERKVDLMLRSVVDWSDGGLTEIRVRHCSDYALSYATDRCPNLQVLAIRSSPNVTDASMTKIAFRCRSLKEIDISYCHEISHDTLVMIGRNCPNLRILKRNLMDWSDSSRRSGFVPTEYVDACPQDGDTEADAIGKHMINLERLEIQFSRLSVKGLASICEGCPKLEYLDLSGCVHLSSRDIANNVSRIKRLKEVKKPDVYVPRSGDVAQTESSLV; translated from the exons ATGGAGGAAGACAGGTCTGAATCTGATTGGGGCGGATTGGCTCCAGATATACTTATGAACATCATCTCAAGGCTCACAGTTCAGGAGCTATGGACGGGACCTATGTTCGTTCGAAAATCGTGGCTAACCGTTTGCAGAGATTCGTATCTCTGGTCTATCTTCGATCTGGAGCCATGGTTCGAGTCATATCCCCAGTCGGCTCACTTGTGGTCCCCTGATTTCGAGCGGAAGGTAGACTTAATGCTCCGATCAGTCGTTGATTGGAGCGACGGTGGTCTCACCGAGATCCGCGTACGCCATTGCAGCGACTACGCTCTCTCTTACGCTACCGATAg ATGTCCAAATCTACAGGTTCTTGCCATTAGAAGCAGTCCTAACGTGACAGACGCATCTATGACGAAGATAGCGTTTCGGTGCAGGAGTCTTAAGGAGATAGATATCAGTTACTGTCACGAGATATCTCACGACACTCTTGTGATGATTGGTAGAAACTGTCCTAACCTGAGGATCCTGAAACGCAATCTTATGGATTGGTCAGATTCTTCTAGACGCAGTGGCTT TGTTCCTACAGAGTACGTAGACGCTTGTCCTCAAGACGGAGACACAGAAGCTGATGCGATTGGAAAACACATGATCAATCTAGAGCGGTTAGAGATTCAGTTCTCTAGATTATCTGTCAAGGGTCTTGCTTCGATATGCGAGGGTTGTCCCAAGCTAGAGTACTTGGACTTGTCTGGGTGTGTGCATTTGTCAAGCCGTGACATTGCAAACAATGTGTCACGAATTAAGCGGCTTAAGGAGGTGAAGAAGCCAGATGTGTATGTCCCAAGGTCAGGGGATGTGGCTCAGACAGAGAG CTCTTTGGTTTGA
- the LOC104761877 gene encoding F-box protein SKIP1-like isoform X4, which translates to MEEDRSESDWGGLAPDILMNIISRLTVQELWTGPMFVRKSWLTVCRDSYLWSIFDLEPWFESYPQSAHLWSPDFERKVDLMLRSVVDWSDGGLTEIRVRHCSDYALSYATDRCPNLQVLAIRSSPNVTDASMTKIAFRCRSLKEIDISYCHEISHDTLVMIGRNCPNLRILKRNLMDWSDSSRRSGFVPTEYVDACPQDGDTEADAIGKHMINLERLEIQFSRLSVKGLASICEGCPKLEYLDLSGCVHLSSRDIANNVSRIKRLKEVKKPDVYVPRSGDVAQTERYGHWRLYDERFDIQAMSSLV; encoded by the exons ATGGAGGAAGACAGGTCTGAATCTGATTGGGGCGGATTGGCTCCAGATATACTTATGAACATCATCTCAAGGCTCACAGTTCAGGAGCTATGGACGGGACCTATGTTCGTTCGAAAATCGTGGCTAACCGTTTGCAGAGATTCGTATCTCTGGTCTATCTTCGATCTGGAGCCATGGTTCGAGTCATATCCCCAGTCGGCTCACTTGTGGTCCCCTGATTTCGAGCGGAAGGTAGACTTAATGCTCCGATCAGTCGTTGATTGGAGCGACGGTGGTCTCACCGAGATCCGCGTACGCCATTGCAGCGACTACGCTCTCTCTTACGCTACCGATAg ATGTCCAAATCTACAGGTTCTTGCCATTAGAAGCAGTCCTAACGTGACAGACGCATCTATGACGAAGATAGCGTTTCGGTGCAGGAGTCTTAAGGAGATAGATATCAGTTACTGTCACGAGATATCTCACGACACTCTTGTGATGATTGGTAGAAACTGTCCTAACCTGAGGATCCTGAAACGCAATCTTATGGATTGGTCAGATTCTTCTAGACGCAGTGGCTT TGTTCCTACAGAGTACGTAGACGCTTGTCCTCAAGACGGAGACACAGAAGCTGATGCGATTGGAAAACACATGATCAATCTAGAGCGGTTAGAGATTCAGTTCTCTAGATTATCTGTCAAGGGTCTTGCTTCGATATGCGAGGGTTGTCCCAAGCTAGAGTACTTGGACTTGTCTGGGTGTGTGCATTTGTCAAGCCGTGACATTGCAAACAATGTGTCACGAATTAAGCGGCTTAAGGAGGTGAAGAAGCCAGATGTGTATGTCCCAAGGTCAGGGGATGTGGCTCAGACAGAGAGGTATGGACATTGGAGACTCTATGACGAGAGATTTGATATACAAGCCATGAG CTCTTTGGTTTGA
- the LOC104761877 gene encoding F-box protein SKIP1-like isoform X2 yields MEEDRSESDWGGLAPDILMNIISRLTVQELWTGPMFVRKSWLTVCRDSYLWSIFDLEPWFESYPQSAHLWSPDFERKVDLMLRSVVDWSDGGLTEIRVRHCSDYALSYATDRCPNLQVLAIRSSPNVTDASMTKIAFRCRSLKEIDISYCHEISHDTLVMIGRNCPNLRILKRNLMDWSDSSRRSGFVPTEYVDACPQDGDTEADAIGKHMINLERLEIQFSRLSVKGLASICEGCPKLEYLDLSGCVHLSSRDIANNVSRIKRLKEVKKPDVYVPRSGDVAQTERYGHWRLYDERFDIQAMSSSLV; encoded by the exons ATGGAGGAAGACAGGTCTGAATCTGATTGGGGCGGATTGGCTCCAGATATACTTATGAACATCATCTCAAGGCTCACAGTTCAGGAGCTATGGACGGGACCTATGTTCGTTCGAAAATCGTGGCTAACCGTTTGCAGAGATTCGTATCTCTGGTCTATCTTCGATCTGGAGCCATGGTTCGAGTCATATCCCCAGTCGGCTCACTTGTGGTCCCCTGATTTCGAGCGGAAGGTAGACTTAATGCTCCGATCAGTCGTTGATTGGAGCGACGGTGGTCTCACCGAGATCCGCGTACGCCATTGCAGCGACTACGCTCTCTCTTACGCTACCGATAg ATGTCCAAATCTACAGGTTCTTGCCATTAGAAGCAGTCCTAACGTGACAGACGCATCTATGACGAAGATAGCGTTTCGGTGCAGGAGTCTTAAGGAGATAGATATCAGTTACTGTCACGAGATATCTCACGACACTCTTGTGATGATTGGTAGAAACTGTCCTAACCTGAGGATCCTGAAACGCAATCTTATGGATTGGTCAGATTCTTCTAGACGCAGTGGCTT TGTTCCTACAGAGTACGTAGACGCTTGTCCTCAAGACGGAGACACAGAAGCTGATGCGATTGGAAAACACATGATCAATCTAGAGCGGTTAGAGATTCAGTTCTCTAGATTATCTGTCAAGGGTCTTGCTTCGATATGCGAGGGTTGTCCCAAGCTAGAGTACTTGGACTTGTCTGGGTGTGTGCATTTGTCAAGCCGTGACATTGCAAACAATGTGTCACGAATTAAGCGGCTTAAGGAGGTGAAGAAGCCAGATGTGTATGTCCCAAGGTCAGGGGATGTGGCTCAGACAGAGAGGTATGGACATTGGAGACTCTATGACGAGAGATTTGATATACAAGCCATGAG CAGCTCTTTGGTTTGA
- the LOC104761877 gene encoding F-box protein SKIP1-like isoform X5 yields MEEDRSESDWGGLAPDILMNIISRLTVQELWTGPMFVRKSWLTVCRDSYLWSIFDLEPWFESYPQSAHLWSPDFERKVDLMLRSVVDWSDGGLTEIRVRHCSDYALSYATDRCPNLQVLAIRSSPNVTDASMTKIAFRCRSLKEIDISYCHEISHDTLVMIGRNCPNLRILKRNLMDWSDSSRRSGFVPTEYVDACPQDGDTEADAIGKHMINLERLEIQFSRLSVKGLASICEGCPKLEYLDLSGCVHLSSRDIANNVSRIKRLKEVKKPDVYVPRSGDVAQTESSSLV; encoded by the exons ATGGAGGAAGACAGGTCTGAATCTGATTGGGGCGGATTGGCTCCAGATATACTTATGAACATCATCTCAAGGCTCACAGTTCAGGAGCTATGGACGGGACCTATGTTCGTTCGAAAATCGTGGCTAACCGTTTGCAGAGATTCGTATCTCTGGTCTATCTTCGATCTGGAGCCATGGTTCGAGTCATATCCCCAGTCGGCTCACTTGTGGTCCCCTGATTTCGAGCGGAAGGTAGACTTAATGCTCCGATCAGTCGTTGATTGGAGCGACGGTGGTCTCACCGAGATCCGCGTACGCCATTGCAGCGACTACGCTCTCTCTTACGCTACCGATAg ATGTCCAAATCTACAGGTTCTTGCCATTAGAAGCAGTCCTAACGTGACAGACGCATCTATGACGAAGATAGCGTTTCGGTGCAGGAGTCTTAAGGAGATAGATATCAGTTACTGTCACGAGATATCTCACGACACTCTTGTGATGATTGGTAGAAACTGTCCTAACCTGAGGATCCTGAAACGCAATCTTATGGATTGGTCAGATTCTTCTAGACGCAGTGGCTT TGTTCCTACAGAGTACGTAGACGCTTGTCCTCAAGACGGAGACACAGAAGCTGATGCGATTGGAAAACACATGATCAATCTAGAGCGGTTAGAGATTCAGTTCTCTAGATTATCTGTCAAGGGTCTTGCTTCGATATGCGAGGGTTGTCCCAAGCTAGAGTACTTGGACTTGTCTGGGTGTGTGCATTTGTCAAGCCGTGACATTGCAAACAATGTGTCACGAATTAAGCGGCTTAAGGAGGTGAAGAAGCCAGATGTGTATGTCCCAAGGTCAGGGGATGTGGCTCAGACAGAGAG CAGCTCTTTGGTTTGA
- the LOC104761879 gene encoding uncharacterized protein LOC104761879 has product MNRTHGPSNPPNLFEDPKVRLRHHSLMQDYQELHMETEAMRKRLQTIREKKATLKAEVRFLRRRYRHLRQDQPQEIKKVRGRSNGGKNIRVEVSSNKRSEVETKHVSLPDLNHSGRDHDETKTSLQRKVPLFDLNQISGEEEEETEAVNNNQEKTRVEESSPCMRVSTSSIEMQQQQQKLSSCRNGGNGSNKRKITWQDSVAALRV; this is encoded by the exons ATGAATCGAACTCACGGTCCCTCGAATCCTCCTAATCTTTTTGAGGATCCGAAGGTCAGGCTTAGGCATCACAGTCTTATGCAAGACTATCAAGAATTGCATATG GAAACCGAAGCTATGAGAAAAAGGTTACAGACAATACGAGAAAAAAAGGCAACATTAAAGGCCGAAGTTCG ATTTCTACGACGGAGATACAGACATTTGAGACAAGACCAGCcacaagaaatcaagaaagtgAGAGGAAGATCAAATGGTGGGAAAAATATCCGAGTAGAAGTGTCTTCTAACAAGAGAAGTGAAGTGGAAACTAAGCATGTTTCGCTTCCTGACTTAAACCACTCGGGAAGGGATCACGATGAAACCAAAACCAGTCTTCAAAGAAAAGTTCCATTATTTGATCTTAACCAGATCTCC ggagaagaagaggaagaaacagaggcAGTGAACAATAATCAAGAGAAGACGAGAGTGGAAGAAAGCAGTCCATGTATGAGAGTGAGTACTTCTAGCATTGAGatgcagcaacagcaacagaaGCTATCGTCTTGCAGGAATGGTGGAAACGGTTCAAATAAGAGGAAGATCACATGGCAAGATTCTGTTGCAGCTCTCAGAGTCTAA
- the LOC104761880 gene encoding early nodulin-like protein 1, producing MSSSLVMMCCCLLLLFSLLSEGREILVGGKSNTWSWKVPESTEETLNQWSERTRFKIGDTLLWKYNAENDSVLQVKEKDYERCDRSEPMRGYKDGHTKIELNRPGPFYFISGEEGHCQRGEKLRVVVLSPNHNRSVVDAPAPAPVNVVLSPNYNRSNVDAGAPLNAHITNKGNLNRAWSLLLLLLPLGLLV from the exons ATGTCTTCTTCACTTGTGATGATGTGTTGTTGTTTACTTCTGTTGTTTAGTTTGTTGTCTGAAGGTAGAGAGATTCTGGTGGGAGGCAAGTCTAACACTTGGAGCTGGAAAGTTCCTGAATCTACAGAGGAAACACTAAACCAATGGTCAGAGAGAACAAGATTCAAAATTGGAGATACTCTTT TATGGAAATACAATGCGGAGAATGATTCAGTATTGCAAGTGAAGGAAAAAGATTACGAAAGGTGTGACAGATCAGAGCCAATGAGAGGATACAAAGATGGTCACACGAAGATAGAGCTGAATAGGCCAGGTCCTTTTTATTTCATAAGTGGGGAAGAAGGACATTGCCAAAGAGGAGAGAAGCTTCGTGTCGTCGTCTTGTCTCCAAACCACAACAGAAGCGTTGTTGATGCTCCTGCTCCTGCTCCTGTGAACGTCGTATTGTCTCCAAATTACAACAGAAGCAACGTTGATGCGGGTGCTCCTTTAAACGCTCATATCACAAACAAGGGAAACCTGAACAGAGCATggagtttgcttcttcttcttctcccattaGGCCTTTTGGTTTAG
- the LOC104761881 gene encoding APO protein 2, chloroplastic yields MSITYYAISSGTLSGVSPKSAPFATIQSEPRRQFLNPNPFSRLGFSPSLQGSIIEFRLKLSSRVVLSKECRVLPLVVRNDRPQNEDLPKQYARREKKPFPVPIVDLRRAARERVKNNKDKPKRPLPPPKNGMVVKSLVPLAYKVYNARIRLINNLHRLMKVVRVNACGWCNEIHVGPYGHPFKSCKGPNASQRKGLHEWTNSVIEDVIVPLEAYHLYDRLGKRIRHDERFSIPRVPAVVELCIQGGVEIPEFPTKRRRKPIIRIGKSEFVDADETELPDPEPQPPPVPLLTELPVSEITPPSSEEEMVSLAEETLQAWEEMRAGAKKLMRLYRVRVCGYCPEVHVGPTGHKAQNCGAFKHQQRNGQHGWQSAVLDDLIPPRYVWHVPDVNGPPLQRELRSFYGQAPAVVEICAQAGAVVPEQYRATMRLEVGIPSSVKEAEMVV; encoded by the exons ATGTCGATAACGTACTACGCTATTTCCT CCGGTACACTTTCTGGGGTTTCACCTAAAAGTGCACCTTTTGCTACTATTCAAAGCGAGCCCCGGAGGCAATTTCTCAATCCTAACCCTTTTTCTAGACTTGggttctctccttctcttcag GGAAGTATCATTGAGTTCAGACTTAAGTTAAGTTCTAGAGTAGTGCTTAGTAAAGAGTGTCGAGTTCTTCCATTGGTTGTGAGAAATGATCGTCCTCAGAATGAAGACTTACCTAAGCAGTACGcaaggagagagaagaaaccctTTCCAGTGCCAATTGTGGACCTGAGACGAGCTGCGAGGGAGAgagtcaagaacaacaaagacaaaCCTAAGAGACCTCTGCCTCCTCCTAAAAATGGTATGGTTGTTAAGAGCCTTGTGCCTCTTGCTTATAAAGTATACAATGCAAGAATCAGATTGATCAACAATCTCCACCGGCTCATGAAAGTTGTTCGTGTCAATGCTTGTGG GTGGTGCAATGAGATCCATGTTGGACCTTACGGGCATCCATTTAAGTCGTGTAAAGGTCCCAATGCTTCGCAAAGGAAAGGTCTTCATGAATGGACTAACTCGGTCATTGAAGACGTTATTGTTCCACTTGAGGCCTATCACCTCTATGACCGCCTTGGCAAGCGCATCCGTCATGACGAGAGGTTCTCGATTCCCCGAGTTCCTGCTGTAGTTGAGCTTTGCATTCAGGGCGGCGTTGAAATCCCTGAATTCCcaacaaaaaggagaagaaaaccAATTATCCGCATTGGCAAAAGcgagtttgttgatgcagaTGAAACTGAATTGCCTGACCCCGAGCCTCAGCCTCCTCCAGTGCCATTGTTAACTGAGTTACCTGTCTCAGAGATCACTCCACCTTCTAGTGAAGAAGAAATGGTCTCCTTAGCCGAAGAAACATTACAGGCCTGGGAAGAAATGAGAGCAGGAGCCAAAAAGCTTATGAGATTGTACAGGGTTAGGGTCTGCGGTTACTGTCCCGAGGTTCACGTAGGTCCAACGGGACACAAGGCCCAGAACTGTGGTGCATTCAAGCACCAACAGCGGAATGGCCAGCATGGTTGGCAGTCTGCAGTGCTTGACGACTTGATACCGCCAAGATATGTTTGGCATGTTCCTGATGTGAATGGGCCGCCATTGCAGCGGGAGCTACGAAGCTTCTACGGGCAAGCACCTGCTGTTGTGGAGATATGCGCTCAGGCTGGTGCCGTTGTACCTGAGCAGTATAGAGCTACAATGAGACTAGAGGTTGGAATTCCTTCAAGTGTGAAAGAAGCCGAGATGGTCGTTTAA